The Streptomyces sp. TLI_105 DNA segment GAAGCCCTCGGTGTCGTCGGAGACGAGCGGGCGCAGGAGGGTGGTGGTGCCCTCCGCGGCGGCGGCGAGGAAGAGCGCGCGGGCGGTGACGGACTTGGAGCCGGGGATGTCGATGACGGTCACGGGGCCATCCTGCCGTGAGCTGCGGCGCGGGGGCGGGACGGTCCGCCACGTGGACCCTGCGGGGCGCCTCGCGCGTCTGGTGCGGGCGTGCCCGTGGGGCGGTGCCTCCGCCCGTGTGGACGCGCGTCCGCCGGGCGGTGCCCACCCGCCGTGGGGGCGCGCACCTGCCGGGCCGTGCCCCCGCCCACCCGCCGTGTGGGCCGCGCCCGGCGGGGCGGTGCCCTTCCCGCCGCCCCCGCCCGTGTGGGCAATCGTCCCGCTGGGGCGGGACGGGTGGGCACACGGGACGGCGCCCTGAGCGGCGCCTCCGCGTTCCGCGCCTGGACCCGCACCACGTGTGCGGCGTATCTGTCGGTGCGGGTTCAGGCGCGGGAGCCTAGGCCCGGCAAGGGGCGCCGTCCGTTGTGCCCACCCGTTCCGCCCCAGCGGAACGATTGCCCACAACGGGGGGCGGCGGGGCACCGCTCCGGCGGGCGCAGCCCGCAAGGGGCGTGGGGGTGGGCACCGCCCCGGCGGAACGGCTGCCCACAACGGGAGCACCGCCCCGGCGGAACGGCTGCTCGCAACGGGGGCACCGGCCCGGCGGGCCCGCCCGCAACGGGGGGCCGAGGGGCGGGCGTCGTCCCGGCGGAACGACCCAACAGGGCCCGTCAGGGCGTCGTTCGTGGGCTGTTACGGGAGCTTGCGGTGGACGTTCGTCTCCGGGGACGGGCCCGGCGTGGTGTCCGCGATCCAGGGGGCCGAGCCGCTCGGGTCGATGACGCCCTCCTCCAGCCAGGTGTAGGCCCCGTCGAGGACCGCCTCGACGATCCGCCGGTCGAGGTCGTCCGTGTTGGACCAGAGGCGGGTGAAGAGCTCCTCGATCCGCAGGCGGGCCTGCCGGCAGAAGGCGTCGGCGAGTTGGTGCGCCTCACGGCCGTGGTCGGTCGTGGTGCGGAGGAGCTCGGCACGGACGCACGCCGCGCTCATCGCGAAGAGTTCCGCGCCGATGTCGACGATCCGCCCGAGGAAGGCCTGCTTGAGCTCCATGCGGCCCTGCCAGCGGGACATCGCGTAGAAGGTCGAGCGGGCGAGCTTGCGGGAGGTCCGCTCGATGTAGCGGAGGTGTCCCGCCAGGGCGCCGAACTCACCGTATGAATGCGGAAGTTGTCCCGGACCGGTGACCAGTCCCGGCAGCCAGCGGGCATAGAAGCCGCCCGCCCGGGCGCCGGCCTTCGCCTTGTCGGCGAGGGACTTGTCGGGGTCGATGAGGTCGCCGGCGACGGAGAGGTGGGCGTCGACGGCTTCGCGGGCGATCAGCAGGTGCATGATCTCGGTGGAGCCTTCGAAGATGCGGTTGATGCGGAGGTCGCGGAGCAACTGCTCGGCGGGGACGGCCCGTTCGCCGCGGGCGGCGAGGGAGTCGGCGGTCTCGTAGCCGCGGCCGCCCCGGATCTGGACGAGTTCGTCGGCGATGAGCCAGGCCTTCTCGGAGCCGTACAGCTTGGCGAGGGCGGCCTCGATGCGGATGTCGTTGCGGTCCTCGTCGGCCATCTGGGAGGCGAGGTCGACGACGGCCTCCAGGGCGAAGGCGGTGGCCGCGATGAAGGAGATCTTGGTGCCGACGGCCTCGTGGCGGCCCACGGGCCTGCCCCACTGCTCGCGGACGCCGGACCATTCGCGGGCGATCTTCAGGCACCACTTGGCGGCGCCCGCGCAGGCGGCGGGGAGGGAGAGCCGGCCGGTGTTGAGGGTGGTGAGGGCGATCTTGAGGCCGGCGCCCTCGGGGCCGATGCGGTTGGCGGCGGGGACGCGGACGCGGTGGAAGCGGGTGACGCCGTTCTCCAGGCCGCGCAGGCCCATGAAGGCGTTGCGGTGCTCGACGGTGATGCCGGGCGCGTCGGCCTCGACGACGAAGGCGGTGATGCCGCCGGGGTGTCCTTCGGAGACGGGGACGCGGGCCATGACGACGAGCAGGTCGGCGACGACGCCGTTGGTGGTCCAGAGCTTCACGCCGTCGAGGACGTACTCGTCCCCTTCCGGCACGGCGGTGGTGGCGAGGCGGGCGGGGTCGGAGCCCACGTCGGGCTCGGTGAGCAGGAAGGCGGAGAGGTCGGTGCGGGCGAGCCGGGGCAGGAAGGCGTCCTTCTGTTCCTGGGTGCCGAAGAGTTTCAGCGGCTGCGGTACGCCGATCGACTGATGCGCGGAGAGCAGGGCGCCGACGGCGGGACTGGCGGAGCCGACGAGGGCGAGGGCGCGGTTGTAGTACAGCTGGGTGAGGCCGAGCCCGCCGTACTTCGGGTCGATCTTCATCCCGAGGGCGCCGATCTCCTTGAGTCCGGTGATCGTCTCGTCGGGGATGCGGGCCTCGCGTTCGATGCGGGCGCCGTCGATCCGGGTCTCGCAGAAGTCGCGGAGGGCGGCGAGGAAGGCCTCGCCGCGCCGGGCGTCCTCGGCGGCGGGGAGCGGGTGCGGGTGGACGAGGTCGAGGCGGAACCGGCCGAGGAACAGCTCCTTCGCGAAGCTGGGTCTGTGCCAGTCCCGCTCACGCGCGGCCTCGGCGACCTGCCGGGCCTCGCGCTCGGTGACCTTGGGCCGCTGAGTGGGTGCGGACATGGACACCTCCTTGGGCTCCTGTCCGTCGTACCCGATACCGGCGGGTCCGGAAAGAGGAGGCGATCCTTCCGGGTATGTCCTCCTGGTGAGACGCTCCGCCCGTACGGGACGGCCGCGCGTAGGGTCCGCGCCATGTCTCAGCCGATCAAGCTCATCGTCCTCGTCGCCGCGCTGCCCGGCCGGGGCGCGGAACAAGTCGCCGCCTTCGAGGCGCTCGCGCCCCTGGTGCGGGCGGAGGACGGCTGTCTGCAGTACGACCTCCACCGGGTGGCCGGCGATCCCGACCGCTTCGCCCTGATCGAGCGCTGGGCCTCGGCCGAGGCCCTCGCGGCGCACGACGTGGCCCCGCACATGGTCGCGGCCGACGCCGCGAACAAGGCGTTCCGCGCGGGGCCCGCCGAGGTCGTGCGTCTCGTCGACGCTCCGGTCGCCTGAGCGGAGCCCGTACGGGAAAAGCGGAGCCCGTACGAGGAAAGGCGGCCCGAGCCCCCGCACAGTGGGCTCGGACCGCCTGGTCTCGTGAGGCGTACGCCTTAGAGGGCGAGGCCCGTCAGGACGAGCACGCGCTCGTAGGTGTAGTCGTCCATCGCGTACTTGACGCCCTCGCGGCCGACGCCGGAGCGCTTGGCGCCGCCGTACGGCATCTGGTCGGCGCGGTACGAGGGGACGTCGCCGACGATCACGCCGCCGACCTCCAGGGCCCGGTGGGCGCGGAAGGCGGTCTGCAGGTCGCGGGTGAAGACACCGGCCTGGAGGCCGAAGTCCGAGTCGTTGACCGCGGCGAAGGCCTCGGCCTCGCCGTCGACCTTGGCGATGGTCAGGACCGGGCCGAAGACCTCGGCGCGGGCCAGGGTGACGTCGGCCGGGAGGTCGGTGAGGACGGTCGGGGCGTAGGTCGCGCCCTCGCGCTTGCCGCCGGCGAGGAGCTTGGCGCCGGCCGCGACGGCCTCGTCGACCCAGGACTCGACGCGCTGGGCGGCGGCCTCGTCGACGAGCGGGCCGACGTCGGTGGCGTCGTCCGCCGGGTCGCCGGTGACCTGAGCCTCGACGGCCGCGACGATCTTCGGCACCAGGCGGTCGTAGACCGAGGCGTCGGCGATCACGCGCTGCACGGAGATGCAGGACTGGCCGCCCTGGTAGTTGGAGAAGGTCGCGATGCGGCTCGCGGCCCAGTCCAGGTCGGCCTCGGAGGACCAGTCGGGCAGGACGACGGCCGCGGCGTTGCCGCCGAGCTCCAGGGTGCAGTGCTTGTGCGGCACCGACTGCTGGATGGCGTAGCCGACCTTGTCGGAGCCCGTGAAGGAGATGACGGGGAGGCGCTCGTCCTGGACGAGGGCGGGCATGCGGTCGTTCGGCACGGTCAGGATCGACCAGGAGCCGGCCGGCAGGTCGGTCTCGGCCAGGATCTCGCCCAGGATCAGGGAGGAGATCGGCGTCGACGGGGCCGGCTTGAGGATGATGGGGGCGCCGACGGCGATGGCCGGGGCGACCTTGTGGGCGCTGAGGTTCAGCGGGAAGTTGAACGGCGCGATGCCGAGGACGACGCCCTTGGGGATGCGGCGGGTCAGGGCGAGGCGGCCCGCGCCGCCGGCCTCGGTGTCCAGGCGCTGGGCCTCGCCGGCGTTCCAGCGGCGGGCCTCCTCGGCGGCGAAACGGAAGACGGAGACGGCGCGGCCGACCTCGCCGCGGGCCCACTTGATGGGCTTGCCGTTCTCGGCGGAGATCAGCTGGGCGATCTCCTCGGTGCGCTCGGCGAGCCGCTTCGACACGTGGTCGAGGGCGGCGGCGCGGACGTGCGCCGGGGTCGCGGCGAACTCGTCGACGACGGCGTGCGCGGCGGCGACGGCCTCCTCGACCTGGGCCTCGGTGGGCACGCTGACCTTGCCGACCAGACGTCCGTCGTACGAGTTCGTGACGTCGAAGGTGGCGTCGCCGGTGGCCTCTCGGCCGGCGAGCCAGAAGGCGTGGGTGGTCGTCATTGCGTCCCGGCCCTTTCCGTTTCGGGGTGCGAGCGGTTGCTCTGGTGCCACCGTAGGGCCGGGGCGCCGCGCGCGGGCTTGTCCGGTATGGAGTATTGGGGGTGGCGGCTCTGTCCGCTTCGGCCGAAGCGGGGTCGCCGGCGGCCGCTTCGGCCGGGGTCACCAGCGTGCGTACGCCGAGGGGGTCGCTCGCCGCTGCCCCGGCGCACGGCGACGACGCCGTCCTCGTACGCGAACACGTCCCCGACCCCGGCCGCGCAGCCGCCCACGTGGTCACGGAAGGCCCGGTCGTCCTCCTCGTCGCCGGTGGCGGCGAGCGCGGTCACTCCGTGGAACACCTGCCTGAGCGGGTTCGGTCTCGCCCCGCCCCGGTTCGTCACGCGGCCCCCCTGGTCCCCTGACGCCTGGTCGAGCGGTGCGAAAGCGCTTCAGGGCAGGGGACGGATGATCAACCGCGTCGCTCGGTCGAGACGATGAGACAGACCCCGCCGACGACGATCGCGCCGCCGAGGAGGATCGGCCAGGTCAGGGCCTCGTCGAGGACGAGGGCTCCGAGCAGGACGGCGACGACCGGGTTCACGTAGGCGTAGGTGGCGGCGAGGGAGACCGGGGCGGTCTGGAGGAGCCAGGCGTACGCGGTGAAGGCGACGAGCGAGCCGAAGACGACGAGGTACGCGAGGGCGGCCCAGGAGCGGCCGGAGACGGCGCCCAGGTCGAGGCCGTGGTGCTCGCCGCGCAGGAGGCCGAGCGTGAGCGCGGCGAGGCCGCCGGCCAGCATCTCGTACGCGCTCGCCGTGAAGGGGTTGGCGGGCATGGGCAGCCGGGCGGAGGAGACGGAGCCGGCGGACCACAGCAGGGCCGCGACGAGGACGAGGAGGACGCCGCCGATCTTCACCTCGCCGCTGAGGCCGGGGACGGTGAGGACGCCGAGACCGACGAAGCCGAGCAGGACGCCGCCGTAGGCGCCGAGGCCGGGACGGTCGCCGAAGACCGTGCGGAGCAGGACGACCCAGACGGGGACGGCGGCGACGAGGAGGGCGGCGAGGCCGGAGGGGATGGAGGTCTCGGCGAGGACGACGAGGCCGTTGCCGCCGAGGATCAGGAGCAGGCCGACGAGGACGGCGGAGCCGAGTTCCCTGCGGGTGACCCTGAGGGCGGCGGGGCCCTGCCGCCAGGCGGCGATCGCGGTGAGGAGCAGGCCGGCGGTGACGAAGCGGGCGCCGCCGGAGAGGAACGGTGGGAGGGTCTCGACGACGATCCGGATCCCGAGGTACGTGGACCCCCAGACGACGTACACGATGCCGAGCGCTGCCCAGACGGCGCCGGTGATCCGGCGGGCCGGGGCGGGGACGGGGGCGGCGGCGCGGGGTCCCGGGGTGGCCGGGCGGGTCTCGGGGGCCGGATCGACGGCGGGGCTTGTCATGAGCAGGAGAGTAGGGATTGATCACCCCCCAGACCAAGAAAACTGCCCGAATTCGGGCAGGGGTAGCGGAATTCGGACGGTGGAGAGCTTCCCGAGGGGCGTTGCGGAGGGGTGGGAGGATATCCGGGACCGCATGGCCTCAGGGGGTAAGCATGATCCTTTACGTACTGATCGGCGTCCTGGTCCTCGCCGTCGGGGGCTGCGCCTCCGTGGTCTGGGCGGCACGCGGCGGCCCCCGCTGGGTCCGCGCGCTCGCCACCGTGACCCTGCTGGGCGGCGAGGTCGTCCGCTCGGGACGGCGCCGCGGCGTGCACCGCGGCGGCGGGGGCGACGACGGCTCGGACACCCCCTAGGGGGTGTCTTGTCGATCAGGCCGGATCAGGGAGCGGCGTCTGGTGCCGTGCATCGCAAGGCGGAGGAGGGAGTCAACGCGGAGCGTTGGCGACCGACGACAACGCGGCGAGGCGCGGTGCCAGGCGTCGCGAGCCCGGCCTGATCGACAAGACACCCCCTAGGCCCCCCCTCTACCGCTCGTCCTCGCCCGTCGCCTTCAGGGCCAGCCACAGCTCCATCCGGACGTCCGGATCGTCCAGCGAGCGGCCGAGGATCTCCTCCACCCGGCGCATCCGGTAGCGCAGCGTGTGCCGGTGGACGCCCAGGTCCGCCGCCGCCGCGTCCCACTGGCCGTGCCGGGAGAGCCAGGCGCGCAGCGAGGCCACCAGGTCGCCGCGGCCGGTCGCGTCGTGCTCCCGCAGCGCGCGCAGCATCCCGTCGGCGAAGGCGCGGACGGCGTCGTCGGCGAGGAGCGGAAGCACCGAGCCCGCCGCCAGGTCCTCGTGCTCGACGAGCGCCCTCCCCCGCCGCCGGGCGACCGAGAGGGCCTGCTCGGCCTGCTTGTACGCGGCCGCCGCGGCCGCCGCGGCGCTCGGGGCCGCCGGGGCCGACAGGCCGACGACGACGCCCGCCTCCTCCGCCTCCCGCTCCGCGTACCCCTCGCAGGCGGCGACGACCGCGCCGCCGTCCCCGGCGAGGACGACGAGCCGCTGCCCGCTCTCGGCGACGGTGAGCACCGCCTCGCCCGCGCGGGCGGCGGCGGCCTCCAGGGCCTCGGCGAGCACCGGCAGCGGCGGCTCCCCGGCCGGCTCTCCCCCGGCGGCCTCGGCGACGAGCAGCCGGTAGGGGGCGTCGAGCAGCCCCCCGTACAGGTCCCCGGCCACCGCGCGGGCGGGCTCCGGCTGGCCCGCGAGCATCAGGCGCAGCACCGCCGCGCCGAGCCGCTGCTCCGCCGCCTGGAGCGAGCGGGAACGTTCCGTCGTGAGGGTGAGCAGGGCGATCGCCGAGTGGACCGCGTACCGCTCGGCCGTGCCGAGGGGCGCGCCCGTGCCGACGGCGAGGGCGCCGCGCACCCGGCGCCCGGTGCCGAGCGACTGGAGCTCGACGCGGTCGTCCGTACCGCCGACGACCGCGCTGGCGGGCGCGGGCCGCTCGCGCAGCCGCTCCACGTCCGGGGTGAGCCGGGCGGCCCGGCGCGCCGCCCACTCGGGCGAGACGGCGACGACGGCGCCGGAGGCGTCGTACAGCGCGGCCCAGCCGTCGACGTGGGCGGCGAGCCGGGCGACGACGGCCTCCGGGCCCTCGGCGAGCGCGGCGCGGGTCAGCTCGCGCTGGGCCTCGAAACCGGCCGTGACCGCCCGGTACTGGTCGGCGGAGATGGCCGCCGACACGGCCTTGCTGATGGCCAGGAACGGCGTCCTGCGCGGCACCTCCAGGAGCGGCAGGTGCTCCTCGCGCGCCGCGTCGAGCAGGGCCGGCGGGATCTCCTCGTAGTTGACGCCCACCGCGAAGCCGAGCCCGACCACTCCGGCGCCGAGCAGCCGCCGCACATAGCGGCGCATCGCCTCCAGGTCCTCCGCGTCGAGCGTCAGCGCGGTCGTGAGGAGGAGTTCGCCGCCCTCCATGTACGGGACGGGGTCGGCGAGCTCGCTGACGTGGGCCCAGCGGACGGGGGTGTCGAGGCGGTCCTCACCCGCGCGGACGATGAGTTTGAGGGCGGAGTGCTGCACGAGCGAGGCGAGGGTGGGCGGCATGGGGGGACCGTCGGACCTTTGAGCGAGGACCGCGCGCGGGGGGAGCCGTGCACGGAAGCGGGGAGGCGCCGCTCAGCCGAGCGGCGCCCCCGATTGTGCCAGGGCCGTCGGCGGCCCGCTCGGGCGCGCGAGGGGTGAGACGGGTCGGCCGCGCAGGTGGGGGCGTGGCACGAGTCGGCCCGGCCCCGCTCAGCCGCGCAGGTCCACCAGGACCGGCGGGGTGTGCGCGCCCTGGGCCGTGGTCAGGGAGACGACGGCGTGGCCGGGCGGCACGGAGTGCGCGAGCTCGGAGGCGGACCACCGCTCGCGCTCGACCTTCCGGGTCGTGACCGCGTCGGTGGTGACGGCCTTGCCGGTGACCTTCTTGCGCAGGGCGTGGATGAAGCGGGTCATCGGCTGGTCGGCGAAGACCGTGTGGTGCGCCACCTCGGTGGTCTCCACCCACTCCTTGCCCCAGGTCTCGGCGAAGCCCCGGCCGTCCCAGGTGGTGATGCCGGAGAGCGCCACCCGGCAGCCGACGGCGCCGAGCAGCGGGCCGTGCAGCGCCTCGGGCACCTCACCGAGGGTACGGAGCCCGAGGACGACGCCCGCGTGGTGGGGGCGCAGCCGCTGGAGGGAGCGGACGGTGCCCGTGGTGAGCGCTCCGGTGGCGTCGTCGAGGACGAGGGAGACGAAGTGCGGGCGCTTGGTGCCGGTCCGGGCCGCCGCCAGGAACTGGGCGAGGACCAGCCGGGCGAGGAGCCGCGAGGCCTCCTCGTGGCCGCGCTCGGGCAGCTTGATCCGGACCCGCAGCGGGTGGTGGACGACGGACTTCAGCGAGAAGGGCCGCACGTCGCTCCCGTCGGCGCCGAAGAACTCGGCGAAGGCCGGCCGGTCGAGGAGCGACAGGCGGTCCGCGAGGAGCGGCCCGGCGTCGGCGGCGGTGCCGGCCTGCCGGATGCGGGCCTCCAGCTCGCGGCGCATGGCGGCCGCGTCGGCGGGGAGCCGGTCGAGGAGCGCCGTCAGCGTCTCCGGGCCGGCTTCGAGGAGTTCGCGGAGCACCGGCACGGACGGGAAGCGGCCGTGCGCCGCCCGGTAGGGGCCGATGAGCTGGGCGAGGACGGTGGCGGCCCGCCGGGCGTCGAGGTTCTCGACGTCGCCCACCAGGCCCTCCGCGAGCAGCGCCGCCGCCTCGTCGGGGTCGGCGAGGCCGGCGTAGAGGTCGAGGTCGTACGGCGAGGCCGGGTCGCCCGGGCGGACCACGACGTCGTACGCGTCGTCCGGGCCGAGGGGGGCGTCCGCCGTGCCCACGGCGACGACCGCGCAGGTGCCGGTGAGGGCCTGCAGGGTGAGGGATTCGACGACCGGGCCGGTCAGGCGGGTGGTCTTCCCGGCGCCTGAGGGGCCCACGACCAGCAGGGAGGTGGCGAGCGCGGCCGGTTCGAGGGCGAGGCCCACGCCCCGGTAGGCGGCCGGGTTCCGCTCCTCGGCCACGCAGCGGCCGATGCGGACCTGCCCGAGGAGGAGGTCGTGGGTGGCGGCACGGCTCGGCAGGTCGCGGGCGCCCGAGGGATGCGCCCCGGCCGCGGCGCCCTGCCGGAGCACGGTGTCGACGAAGGAGGCGAGGCCGCCCGCGTGCGTCCGTCCCCGCTCCAGGCTCCGGCGGACCCGGGCGCAGTCCACGTCGTTCATGCGTCCGGCGAACAGCTCGGCGGCGAGCAGGTCCGCCGCCTGCCGCTCCCCGGCGGCCCGCAGTTCGGGCCACTGCGAGAGGGGGGCGGGCGCCGTCGGGTCGAGGGGCGGCGGGGTGCCGTCCGCCGTGGCGGCGGCGCGGGCCCTCAGCCGCTCACGGACCAGGCCGGGCCAGTCGCCGAGGCGCGCGAAGGGCCAGAGCACGGTGGCCGTGATCAGGGCGTACAGGGTGTAGACGAGGACGGGCGAGGCGAGGACGTCGTACCCGCCGCCGACGAGCACGACGAGGGAGAGCAGGGGCGCGACGACCGGCAGCGGATCCCAGCCGACGCCGGGGAAGGCCTCCGGCCAGACGAACGTCAGGGCGATCAGCGCGGCGCCGGCGGTGAGCGCGGCGCGCGCGGGCGGACGGCGGTCGGCGAGGAGGTGGCGGGCGAGTTCGGCCCAGGCTCCGAGGCGGGCCATCGTGTAGAGCAGGACGGCGAAGAAGACGCCGTCGTAGACGACGTGGGCCTCGGCGCCGTGCCAGTCGCGGGGCGAGGTGCCCCCGGCGTACCACCAGTCGGCGGGGGTGAAGGTGGCGAGCGGGATCCACTCGTAGGGGACGACGCCGCGCCGCCAGGCCGACCAGAGCAGCAGCCCCACGACGAGCGGGATCAGCAGCCCGGCCACCGTGACGGGCGCGAGCTTCCGCGCCTCCCGGGGTGGCGGCGGTGGCACGTGCCGGAACCGCCAGACCCCGGGCGCGGCCTCGGGCCGCGGGGCGTCCAGCCAGGCGACGACGGGCGGGAGGGTCCCCGGGGCGGCCGCCGGGGCCGCCCCGGGAGCGGGCCCCGAGGCGGCGGGACCCCCGAACGCAGGCCCTCCGGCGTCGGGCACCCCGGCACCGGGCACCCCGGCGGCCACGACCGCTCCGGGGGCCGCCCCCGGAGCCGACGTCGGCCGCGGCGGTACGGACGGCGGAACCGGCGCGTACGGCGGAACCGGTACGCGCGCGGAGGCCCCGGGGCGCCCGCC contains these protein-coding regions:
- a CDS encoding acyl-CoA dehydrogenase family protein; the encoded protein is MSAPTQRPKVTEREARQVAEAARERDWHRPSFAKELFLGRFRLDLVHPHPLPAAEDARRGEAFLAALRDFCETRIDGARIEREARIPDETITGLKEIGALGMKIDPKYGGLGLTQLYYNRALALVGSASPAVGALLSAHQSIGVPQPLKLFGTQEQKDAFLPRLARTDLSAFLLTEPDVGSDPARLATTAVPEGDEYVLDGVKLWTTNGVVADLLVVMARVPVSEGHPGGITAFVVEADAPGITVEHRNAFMGLRGLENGVTRFHRVRVPAANRIGPEGAGLKIALTTLNTGRLSLPAACAGAAKWCLKIAREWSGVREQWGRPVGRHEAVGTKISFIAATAFALEAVVDLASQMADEDRNDIRIEAALAKLYGSEKAWLIADELVQIRGGRGYETADSLAARGERAVPAEQLLRDLRINRIFEGSTEIMHLLIAREAVDAHLSVAGDLIDPDKSLADKAKAGARAGGFYARWLPGLVTGPGQLPHSYGEFGALAGHLRYIERTSRKLARSTFYAMSRWQGRMELKQAFLGRIVDIGAELFAMSAACVRAELLRTTTDHGREAHQLADAFCRQARLRIEELFTRLWSNTDDLDRRIVEAVLDGAYTWLEEGVIDPSGSAPWIADTTPGPSPETNVHRKLP
- a CDS encoding putative quinol monooxygenase, translated to MSQPIKLIVLVAALPGRGAEQVAAFEALAPLVRAEDGCLQYDLHRVAGDPDRFALIERWASAEALAAHDVAPHMVAADAANKAFRAGPAEVVRLVDAPVA
- a CDS encoding aldehyde dehydrogenase family protein, giving the protein MTTTHAFWLAGREATGDATFDVTNSYDGRLVGKVSVPTEAQVEEAVAAAHAVVDEFAATPAHVRAAALDHVSKRLAERTEEIAQLISAENGKPIKWARGEVGRAVSVFRFAAEEARRWNAGEAQRLDTEAGGAGRLALTRRIPKGVVLGIAPFNFPLNLSAHKVAPAIAVGAPIILKPAPSTPISSLILGEILAETDLPAGSWSILTVPNDRMPALVQDERLPVISFTGSDKVGYAIQQSVPHKHCTLELGGNAAAVVLPDWSSEADLDWAASRIATFSNYQGGQSCISVQRVIADASVYDRLVPKIVAAVEAQVTGDPADDATDVGPLVDEAAAQRVESWVDEAVAAGAKLLAGGKREGATYAPTVLTDLPADVTLARAEVFGPVLTIAKVDGEAEAFAAVNDSDFGLQAGVFTRDLQTAFRAHRALEVGGVIVGDVPSYRADQMPYGGAKRSGVGREGVKYAMDDYTYERVLVLTGLAL
- a CDS encoding EamA family transporter, whose amino-acid sequence is MTSPAVDPAPETRPATPGPRAAAPVPAPARRITGAVWAALGIVYVVWGSTYLGIRIVVETLPPFLSGGARFVTAGLLLTAIAAWRQGPAALRVTRRELGSAVLVGLLLILGGNGLVVLAETSIPSGLAALLVAAVPVWVVLLRTVFGDRPGLGAYGGVLLGFVGLGVLTVPGLSGEVKIGGVLLVLVAALLWSAGSVSSARLPMPANPFTASAYEMLAGGLAALTLGLLRGEHHGLDLGAVSGRSWAALAYLVVFGSLVAFTAYAWLLQTAPVSLAATYAYVNPVVAVLLGALVLDEALTWPILLGGAIVVGGVCLIVSTERRG
- a CDS encoding PucR family transcriptional regulator; translation: MPPTLASLVQHSALKLIVRAGEDRLDTPVRWAHVSELADPVPYMEGGELLLTTALTLDAEDLEAMRRYVRRLLGAGVVGLGFAVGVNYEEIPPALLDAAREEHLPLLEVPRRTPFLAISKAVSAAISADQYRAVTAGFEAQRELTRAALAEGPEAVVARLAAHVDGWAALYDASGAVVAVSPEWAARRAARLTPDVERLRERPAPASAVVGGTDDRVELQSLGTGRRVRGALAVGTGAPLGTAERYAVHSAIALLTLTTERSRSLQAAEQRLGAAVLRLMLAGQPEPARAVAGDLYGGLLDAPYRLLVAEAAGGEPAGEPPLPVLAEALEAAAARAGEAVLTVAESGQRLVVLAGDGGAVVAACEGYAEREAEEAGVVVGLSAPAAPSAAAAAAAAYKQAEQALSVARRRGRALVEHEDLAAGSVLPLLADDAVRAFADGMLRALREHDATGRGDLVASLRAWLSRHGQWDAAAADLGVHRHTLRYRMRRVEEILGRSLDDPDVRMELWLALKATGEDER
- a CDS encoding ATP/GTP-binding protein, whose amino-acid sequence is METDGTYESRDTRGGAVPRPAAPPTDGRGGRPGASARVPVPPYAPVPPSVPPRPTSAPGAAPGAVVAAGVPGAGVPDAGGPAFGGPAASGPAPGAAPAAAPGTLPPVVAWLDAPRPEAAPGVWRFRHVPPPPPREARKLAPVTVAGLLIPLVVGLLLWSAWRRGVVPYEWIPLATFTPADWWYAGGTSPRDWHGAEAHVVYDGVFFAVLLYTMARLGAWAELARHLLADRRPPARAALTAGAALIALTFVWPEAFPGVGWDPLPVVAPLLSLVVLVGGGYDVLASPVLVYTLYALITATVLWPFARLGDWPGLVRERLRARAAATADGTPPPLDPTAPAPLSQWPELRAAGERQAADLLAAELFAGRMNDVDCARVRRSLERGRTHAGGLASFVDTVLRQGAAAGAHPSGARDLPSRAATHDLLLGQVRIGRCVAEERNPAAYRGVGLALEPAALATSLLVVGPSGAGKTTRLTGPVVESLTLQALTGTCAVVAVGTADAPLGPDDAYDVVVRPGDPASPYDLDLYAGLADPDEAAALLAEGLVGDVENLDARRAATVLAQLIGPYRAAHGRFPSVPVLRELLEAGPETLTALLDRLPADAAAMRRELEARIRQAGTAADAGPLLADRLSLLDRPAFAEFFGADGSDVRPFSLKSVVHHPLRVRIKLPERGHEEASRLLARLVLAQFLAAARTGTKRPHFVSLVLDDATGALTTGTVRSLQRLRPHHAGVVLGLRTLGEVPEALHGPLLGAVGCRVALSGITTWDGRGFAETWGKEWVETTEVAHHTVFADQPMTRFIHALRKKVTGKAVTTDAVTTRKVERERWSASELAHSVPPGHAVVSLTTAQGAHTPPVLVDLRG